Genomic DNA from Shewanella woodyi ATCC 51908:
CCAATATCACATCTGAACAGGTTGCCATTAAACTTGGCGACTAACTCAAAATCTCCCTCTTTATCCTCAAAAGCTGCAACTGGGTATTGGAAATCTCTGTCGTTAGCATATCCGTTCGCGCCAACTGGGCCGCGCTCGGCCAATACATATGAGTGGCCGTAGTTCTCACAGATATAACCACGAGCTGTCTCTGTTAACAGTTCTACAGAGAACTTAATACCGCGAGGAATAACCGCTATTTCACCCGCTTCAATGGCTAACTTACCACATTCAGTATGTAGCACTATTTTGCCATCTTGAGGAACAAACAACATCTCGCCGTCGGCATTATAAAAATAACGCCCCTCCATGGAGCTATTGGCAACGTAGATATGAATACCTATCCCAGTTTGACCATTAGCACTACCATTGGCAGCCATAGTGACTAAGCCGTCGATAAAATCAGTTTTGGTTTCAGGGATTGCTACCGGATCCCAACGTAACATGGTCGGTGGAGTGATAACCTCAGTGATAGGGGCTGTACGAACTAGGCCATTGTCTATTGCTTCATACTCACCTTGAACCACTGATGGACGAATGCGATAAAACCAGTTGCGGCGGTTATCACTACGCGGAGCGGTAAAGGCCGTGACATTAAACTGCTCGGCATAGAGATCATACTTTACCTTTTGAGGACTAAATTGTCCCTTAGGAAGTGCGCCGGGAAGGGCCTCTGTTTCAAATTCGTTGCCGAAGCCTGTCATGTACTCGAGATCTAATGCCATCGTTATTCGTCCATTCTTGTATTAGCAGATAAAACAATTTACTCTCACGTGAGACTAGTTTCAATCCCAAAGGGGCAAATAGTCGATTGGAAATGGGTTTAATCAGCGCAGAAAAAGATGAAAAATGCAGCAAGAGTGTAAACCTGGCTGTTTTAAGCTTATCTGCAGAGATTGCCGTAACTACTGGTATTGACCTCAGGGATCCCTATGTCACAAGCTAAACTGGCTCAAACTTCGATTTCATTAAACCAGTTTTTACCCTATAGACTGGTCAATTTAGCTCAAAAGGTCAGTGTAAACTTTGCCGAGGTGTACCAGTCAGAGTTTAACCTCACCACACCTGAATGGAGAATATTAGTCCACTTAGCCGAGCAGACACTTTGTGATAAAAGTGATGGGTCTGTTAGACAGCAATCAACAGGTATTAGCGCCAAAGAGTTAACAGAATTGGCATCGATGGATAAATCCACCGTCTCCCGCGCCGTCAAGCTTATGCTCGACAAGGGCTACATCACTAAGCAAGTCCATATAGCCGACAAGCGCGCTTTTACACTCACCCTTACCACAGCAGGCTTTGCTCTATATCAAACCATCGCCCCCAAAGCACTTGCATGGGAGGAGAGTCTTCTCAAGGCGTTAGATAAACAGGAATACCAAGCACTAATGCAGATTTTAGATAAACTCGATAGCAAACTGAGTTGATAACCGAGTTCCATCTTCACCGTCAAACCCAAGATAAAAGCTATGCACCACAGAAGGCCACGGAGCAAACCACAAATCTTCTGGGCCATTTATTGCTCGCTGGGCAACTTATTGCTCAACTCTGGGCCAGATCTTGCCCAGCATCTTCATAAAGATAAACAAAACACAGATAAACACTGAAAATTCCGTGTTGGTGCGCTTTTTGCTCTAAGCCATAGTTCAAAAGCCATAAATCATAAGATTTAGGTCCAAATACCTCGTTCTCAATTATGCCGTAACAGGAAGTCACGCAGAATGTCGATACGATTAGCCTCAGTTGATTCTCTAATGATTCAGGATGCTACACACATAGAATCCGACTTGTCAGTCTTAACAGATAGCGACTGGCAATCGATCACCCCCTCAGGCCGAAGCCCTGAAAGAGTCAAAAGTGAACTTGAGCAGGGCACATATGTGGTACTCAGAGATTCACCAGCCTCTCCTGTATTCTCTATGGAGCAAGGGATTCCACTGGCAAGCTCAGCGTTTGCCGGCGGGATTAGTGCGCAGACAGTTTCTCAGCTTACCAATCGTTTTCAATCTGCAGGCCGTGTAGGAGCAGCCGCTCCAAACAATGGCAACCTAGATCCTGCACCACCGCTTGACTATATTGCTGATACTTCTCAAGTCAAAGAGGCTAAAGAGGAGTCAAAACCTGCGCTGATTAGCGATAACTTTGGCAAGGCTCCACCTAAGCTTGAACTTCAGCTTTGTTACGATGACAGCGAAAAAACCTACGCCAGCGATGTGCCCTACAGTGTGATTTTTAGCGATCCTGGGAAAACTGTTATTAAAGGTGTGCTTAACGACCAAGGCTGGGCCATGGTCGAAGGCGGACCTAATTATCCCGCCAAAGTTATATTTGGTGATGAAGCAGAAAAAGCCGCCGCTGAATTAGCATTAAAAGACCAATATAAGCAACTTGATCAAGCACTCAATGACACAGCTAAGCAGGTAGTTGATCATCTACTGGCAGCAAAAGAGAAAGCCAAGCAAACTCAGCTTATTGAGGTAACTGAATCCTTTAAACTTGCCGTCGACAACAAGATTGCAGCGTTAAATGCCGAAAGTGAAGCTTTTGATAACCTCTCTTACCTTTCTCAAACATGGGAAATTGCCAAGGCAACAAAAGAGGGGGCATCAAACGGGTTTACTGAATATATCCCCGACTTAGGTGATTTTGGTGCATTGATGGATGCCGCCGATATAGATATCACCATGCTGATAGAGGCCATTAGCACAGGCAACATAGATACACTCGAGGCTAAATTACAGCAATGGAAGGACAGAGGTGGCCAAGGGCTCAATGAAGCTCGTAAAACCATGGAAACTCTCATACTGCTTCTAAG
This window encodes:
- a CDS encoding MarR family winged helix-turn-helix transcriptional regulator, giving the protein MSQAKLAQTSISLNQFLPYRLVNLAQKVSVNFAEVYQSEFNLTTPEWRILVHLAEQTLCDKSDGSVRQQSTGISAKELTELASMDKSTVSRAVKLMLDKGYITKQVHIADKRAFTLTLTTAGFALYQTIAPKALAWEESLLKALDKQEYQALMQILDKLDSKLS
- the hmgA gene encoding homogentisate 1,2-dioxygenase, whose translation is MALDLEYMTGFGNEFETEALPGALPKGQFSPQKVKYDLYAEQFNVTAFTAPRSDNRRNWFYRIRPSVVQGEYEAIDNGLVRTAPITEVITPPTMLRWDPVAIPETKTDFIDGLVTMAANGSANGQTGIGIHIYVANSSMEGRYFYNADGEMLFVPQDGKIVLHTECGKLAIEAGEIAVIPRGIKFSVELLTETARGYICENYGHSYVLAERGPVGANGYANDRDFQYPVAAFEDKEGDFELVAKFNGNLFRCDIGHSPFDVVAWTGNSAPYKYDLARFNVINTVSFDHPDPSIFTVLTSPSGTPGVANIDFVVFPPRWMVAENTFRPPYYHRNIMSEFMGLIEGVYDAKEHGFVPGGSSLHNCMSPHGPEAEVFEKASNAELAPQRYENTLAFMFESRYIISPTKYALEGTERQPNYSACWKGIEKKFKG
- a CDS encoding polymorphic toxin type 15 domain-containing protein; amino-acid sequence: MSVLTDSDWQSITPSGRSPERVKSELEQGTYVVLRDSPASPVFSMEQGIPLASSAFAGGISAQTVSQLTNRFQSAGRVGAAAPNNGNLDPAPPLDYIADTSQVKEAKEESKPALISDNFGKAPPKLELQLCYDDSEKTYASDVPYSVIFSDPGKTVIKGVLNDQGWAMVEGGPNYPAKVIFGDEAEKAAAELALKDQYKQLDQALNDTAKQVVDHLLAAKEKAKQTQLIEVTESFKLAVDNKIAALNAESEAFDNLSYLSQTWEIAKATKEGASNGFTEYIPDLGDFGALMDAADIDITMLIEAISTGNIDTLEAKLQQWKDRGGQGLNEARKTMETLILLLSDPTSREMLASVPKRIIAALPEDQVAELTAYQTTQLGMDTAVVGGGAAVGTLAGGVGGPVAAGMLFAATTARKGGKALEGTINIVADISKSLKKINNQHDIVPYKKDNELSLSKGQPTRKDKDVQKVKPVVAPRHNVACFKKNKKGDAEEYDRQLKGQQNGLNDMTVQQYLDNRKAYNAIGRKGTGAAQKEAREKFRDKLISEYKNDLIDSGEYFGQEAVEKATNLAMKEMKTLNALHNPDMIAGGKDEVFDLGNSSVNQSIGSQWKSKGTEKSSRVALMDIEAEKALAESGPNTKMNVDLHRCK